The proteins below are encoded in one region of Sulfitobacter sp. SK012:
- a CDS encoding carboxymuconolactone decarboxylase family protein, with the protein MIERIDYVSINGPAIASMAKAKNHMPSIDEKLRAIIELRVSQINGCVYCVDLHTTQARSAGETQQRLDCLAVWQECPFFDEVEKAALSWAEAVTLISEYGAPDDLFATLSAHFSEQQVVDLTLIISQMNAWNRLAISFGHLPDQRTE; encoded by the coding sequence ATGATTGAGCGCATCGATTACGTTTCGATAAATGGCCCCGCCATCGCCAGCATGGCAAAAGCCAAGAACCACATGCCCTCGATCGATGAGAAACTTAGAGCGATTATCGAACTGCGCGTTTCTCAGATCAATGGATGCGTTTACTGCGTGGACCTACACACCACACAGGCAAGAAGCGCAGGCGAAACCCAGCAAAGGCTCGATTGCCTTGCCGTTTGGCAAGAATGTCCATTCTTTGATGAGGTTGAGAAAGCGGCTCTTTCTTGGGCCGAAGCTGTCACTTTGATCTCGGAATATGGTGCGCCAGATGATTTATTTGCGACCCTGTCAGCCCACTTCTCAGAGCAACAAGTCGTAGATTTGACTCTGATCATTTCGCAGATGAACGCTTGGAACCGACTGGCGATCAGCTTTGGCCACTTGCCTGATCAGCGAACTGAATGA
- the trmD gene encoding tRNA (guanosine(37)-N1)-methyltransferase TrmD, with protein sequence MTSPTKSHGRQRVVPTLKPRELMQDTPDYAGVWQAHVITLFPELFPGVLGASLTGRALNEGRWQLHAHDLRSYGLTKHRNVDDTPAGGGAGMVLRADVVGPAIEAAQANAVGRWPILYMSPRGRRFDQAMARDLSGCAGVTMLCGRFEGVDERVIERYGITEISLGDFVMTGGELAAQAMIDATVRLLPGVLGNAESTVEESHSAGLLEHPQYTKPAEWQGRAIPPVLMSGNHAEIAKWRRKMSETLTKERRPDLWVKRGDAD encoded by the coding sequence ATGACCAGCCCGACCAAATCACACGGCCGCCAGCGCGTCGTTCCAACTCTGAAACCGCGCGAGTTGATGCAAGACACCCCTGATTACGCCGGGGTTTGGCAGGCCCATGTTATCACCCTGTTCCCGGAGCTGTTTCCCGGTGTCCTTGGGGCCAGCCTTACCGGACGCGCGCTGAACGAGGGGCGTTGGCAGCTGCACGCACATGATCTGCGTTCCTATGGGTTAACCAAGCACCGCAATGTCGATGACACGCCCGCCGGGGGCGGCGCTGGCATGGTGTTGCGCGCCGATGTGGTTGGCCCCGCGATTGAGGCCGCCCAAGCAAATGCCGTCGGGCGCTGGCCGATCCTGTATATGTCGCCGCGCGGTCGCCGGTTTGATCAGGCGATGGCACGTGATTTGTCGGGCTGTGCGGGCGTCACCATGCTGTGCGGGCGATTTGAAGGGGTGGATGAGCGGGTGATCGAACGCTACGGCATCACCGAAATCAGCCTAGGCGATTTTGTGATGACGGGAGGCGAGCTGGCAGCACAAGCGATGATCGACGCCACCGTCCGTCTGCTGCCCGGCGTGCTGGGCAATGCAGAGAGCACGGTTGAAGAAAGCCACTCCGCAGGGCTGCTGGAGCATCCACAATACACTAAACCCGCCGAATGGCAGGGCCGTGCCATTCCCCCGGTGCTTATGTCTGGCAACCACGCCGAAATCGCCAAATGGCGCCGCAAAATGTCCGAGACGCTGACCAAAGAGCGTAGGCCCGATTTATGGGTTAAACGTGGGGATGCGGACTAA